GAAGGTAAATCCAACCAACTCGCCCGAGCGGCAGCCTGGCAGGTAGCGGACAATCCCAAGCACGGCTACAACCCACTCTTCCTTTATGGTGGCGTTGGCCTGGGTAAAACTCACTTGATGCATGCGGTGGGTAACCATCTATTAAAGAAGAACCCGAATGCCAAGGTCGTATACCTGCATTCCGAGCGTTTCGTGGCTGACATGGTCAAGGCGCTGCAACTGAACGCAATCAATGAGTTCAAGCGTTTCTACCGTTCGGTGGATGCCTTGTTGATCGACGACATTCAGTTCTTCGCCCGCAAAGAGCGTTCTCAGGAAGAATTTTTCCACACCTTCAACGCCCTGCTTGAAGGTGGCCAGCAGGTCATTCTCACCAGTGACCGCTATCCGAAAGAAATCGAAGGCCTTGAAGAGCGGCTCAAATCCCGCTTCGGCTGGGGCCTGACGGTTGCCGTCGAGCCGCCGGAGCTGGAAACCCGCGTAGCGATCTTGATGAAGAAGGCCGACCAGGCCAAAGTCGACTTGCCACACGATGCGGCGTTCTTCATTGCCCAGCGTATTCGCTCCAACGTCCGTGAGCTGGAAGGCGCGCTGAAACGCGTGATCGCCCACTCGCACTTCATGGGCCGCGACATCACCATCGAGTTGATTCGCGAATCCCTGAAAGACTTGTTGGCGTTGCAGGACAAGCTGGTCTCTGTGGATAACATTCAGCGCACTGTCGCCGAGTACTACAAGATCAAGATCTCCGACTTGCTGTCCAAGCGCCGTTCGCGCTCGGTCGCTCGTCCGCGTCAGGTCGCCATGGCGTTGTCCAAGGAACTGACCAACCACAGCTTGCCGGAAATCGGCGATGTGTTTGGCGGCCGCGACCACACGACTGTTTTGCACGCCTGCCGCAAGATCAACGAACTTAAGGAATCCGACGCGGACATCCGCGAGGACTACAAGAACCTGCTGCGTACACTGACCACTTGATGAACACCAGCGCAGCTTATTAAGGCAAGGGACTAGACCATGCATTTCACCATTCAACGCGAAGCCCTGTTGAAACCCCTGCAACTGGTCGCAGGCGTCGTCGAGCGCCGACAGACCTTGCCGGTACTCTCAAACGTGCTGCTGGTTGTCGAAGGCCAGCAACTGTCGCTGACCGGTACCGACCTCGAAGTCGAGCTGGTCGGTCGGGTGCAACTTGAAGAGCCGGCTGAAACAGGTTCCATCACCGTGCCTGCGCGCAAGCTGATGGACATCTGCAAAAGCCTGCCCAACGACGCGCTGATCGATATCAAGGTCGACGAGCAGAAGCTGGTGGTAAAGGCTGGCCGGAGCCGCTTCACCCTGTCGACCCTGCCGGCCAACGATTTCCCGACTGTTGAAGAAGGCCCTGGCTCGCTGACCTGCAGTCTGGAGCAAAGCAAACTGCGTCGTCTGATCGAACGCACCAGCTTCGCCATGGCCCAGCAGGACGTGCGTTATTACCTCAACGGGATGCTGCTGGAAGTATCTGAAGGCATCATCCGCGCTGTGGCCACTGACGGTCACCGTCTGGCCATGTGCTCGATGAAAGCCGATATCGGTCAGCCGGATCATCACCAGGTTATCGTGC
The sequence above is drawn from the Pseudomonas sp. FP2196 genome and encodes:
- the dnaN gene encoding DNA polymerase III subunit beta — protein: MHFTIQREALLKPLQLVAGVVERRQTLPVLSNVLLVVEGQQLSLTGTDLEVELVGRVQLEEPAETGSITVPARKLMDICKSLPNDALIDIKVDEQKLVVKAGRSRFTLSTLPANDFPTVEEGPGSLTCSLEQSKLRRLIERTSFAMAQQDVRYYLNGMLLEVSEGIIRAVATDGHRLAMCSMKADIGQPDHHQVIVPRKGILELARLLTEPDGNVSIVLGQHHIRATTGEFTFTSKLVDGKFPDYERVLPKGGDKLVLGDRQALREAFSRTAILSNEKYRGIRLQLASGQLKIQANNPEQEEAEEEVGVEYNGGSLEIGFNVSYLLDVLGVMTTEQVRLILSDSNSSALVQESDNDDSAYVVMPMRL